Proteins encoded together in one Pedosphaera parvula Ellin514 window:
- a CDS encoding DR2241 family protein — translation MADLENPALKHFIAQIGTELVFAQVLIRRSDGNYHLRHVEDREQLAESLRELRLPEVRSWAQHTEAGAFRPLKSAPNLKRGWRLVVADAEGLGMALDAFYPGAIADWHAVRAGNPSVTDFREFTGRQSGMYRITAMLNDAQAGRVIEACCNRKFCLKQRLWTVAGLGADSVETKSLIPCLEPCAVFMEFARKAMRMEQQEKLRWDLAPDEVKTLEAVLKEGVNQTDASLREGDVGAANNPRRIQLVLEKLKPLLTLTNRDNDV, via the coding sequence ATGGCTGACTTGGAAAATCCTGCTTTAAAGCATTTTATTGCCCAGATTGGCACTGAGTTGGTTTTCGCCCAGGTGCTGATTCGTCGCAGTGATGGCAACTACCATCTCAGGCACGTGGAGGATCGGGAACAACTGGCGGAATCCTTGAGAGAGCTTAGGTTGCCTGAGGTTAGAAGCTGGGCGCAACATACAGAGGCAGGAGCATTCAGGCCCTTAAAATCCGCGCCGAACTTGAAGCGTGGATGGAGATTGGTCGTCGCGGATGCTGAGGGGTTGGGCATGGCGCTGGATGCATTTTATCCGGGAGCGATCGCGGATTGGCATGCCGTGAGAGCAGGGAATCCATCGGTGACAGATTTTCGGGAGTTCACGGGGCGACAGTCGGGGATGTATCGGATAACGGCCATGTTGAATGACGCACAGGCCGGGCGGGTGATCGAGGCTTGTTGCAACCGGAAGTTTTGCTTAAAGCAACGCCTTTGGACAGTGGCCGGATTGGGGGCAGATTCAGTGGAGACAAAAAGTTTGATTCCATGCCTGGAGCCGTGCGCGGTATTCATGGAGTTTGCGCGTAAGGCGATGCGAATGGAACAACAAGAGAAGCTGCGGTGGGATTTGGCTCCAGACGAAGTGAAGACACTGGAGGCGGTTTTAAAGGAAGGGGTGAACCAGACGGATGCATCTTTGCGGGAAGGGGATGTGGGGGCTGCCAATAATCCACGAAGAATTCAATTGGTGTTGGAGAAATTGAAGCCGCTGTTGACCCTTACAAACAGGGATAACGACGTATAA
- a CDS encoding response regulator, producing MREGTGTILLAEDNEADAGLLISAFESWGVRNPISVVKDGNEAVAYLLGAEKYQDRYEFPMPSLILLDVHMAHLGGFGTLDWIRKRSEYDHIPVILLTGTPQPIDVEKAYLMGANSFLIKTQKLDEFRRRIEEINVFVLQARFPYARLCYNF from the coding sequence ATGCGCGAAGGCACTGGAACCATCCTACTGGCAGAGGACAACGAAGCTGATGCGGGCTTATTGATAAGCGCATTTGAGAGTTGGGGTGTGAGGAATCCCATCTCAGTGGTTAAAGACGGAAACGAAGCCGTCGCTTATTTGCTCGGCGCGGAAAAGTATCAGGATCGCTATGAATTTCCCATGCCCAGCCTGATTCTACTCGATGTGCACATGGCCCACCTTGGCGGTTTTGGCACGTTGGACTGGATTCGCAAACGCAGCGAGTACGATCATATTCCTGTGATTCTTCTCACCGGAACCCCGCAGCCTATCGATGTTGAGAAAGCGTACCTCATGGGGGCCAACTCATTTCTTATAAAGACGCAGAAACTGGACGAATTTAGAAGGAGGATCGAGGAAATTAACGTTTTCGTGCTACAGGCCAGATTTCCGTATGCGAGACTGTGTTATAATTTTTAG
- a CDS encoding patatin-like phospholipase family protein, which produces MKKSRKAHDYDCIALACQGGGSLGAYHIGALKAMEAADYSPDIIAGISIGAFTAAIIAGNEPQNRVSQLNAFWKEIAWPDFFRVPEGLADLKKWHNQFSSYQGFLFGQPSFFMPRFPTPPYQPAGSLGATSFYDTAALETTLAKYVDFDLINVRKKARLILGATHVRNGHQHFFDSRVCKLNVTHVVASGAMPPGFPGTSINGQLYWDGGCLSNTPLDGIYDAAAHKNTLCFMIDLFGPNGQEPQNMDEVLLTIKELQFSSRTRNQSRQVADRHYLAHLLHHVVQQKPAGRPRLRQVTKQLHEAVAPTLFDILHIIYRKPPSEVPTCDCEFSQSSILARSDQGCRDMERALRKMSQLHREHKKYRKLHAIGSVVRTFADGHLLDSYFPNSTKPSGRTRRVEQLS; this is translated from the coding sequence ATGAAGAAAAGCCGAAAGGCTCATGACTACGATTGCATTGCCCTGGCCTGCCAGGGCGGCGGTTCTCTCGGCGCGTATCATATTGGCGCGCTCAAGGCGATGGAAGCGGCCGACTATTCACCTGATATCATTGCGGGCATTTCCATCGGGGCGTTTACTGCCGCCATCATTGCCGGAAATGAGCCTCAGAACCGGGTCAGCCAGCTGAACGCATTTTGGAAGGAGATCGCCTGGCCGGACTTTTTCAGGGTTCCGGAGGGCCTGGCCGATCTCAAGAAATGGCACAATCAATTCAGTTCCTACCAAGGTTTTCTCTTTGGCCAGCCCAGCTTCTTTATGCCCCGCTTTCCCACTCCGCCATATCAACCCGCCGGGTCGCTGGGGGCCACGAGCTTTTACGACACCGCCGCACTGGAGACAACTCTCGCTAAATATGTCGATTTTGACCTCATTAACGTCCGGAAAAAAGCACGCCTCATCCTCGGGGCCACCCACGTCCGGAACGGCCATCAGCATTTCTTTGACAGCAGAGTCTGCAAACTGAATGTGACTCATGTTGTGGCCAGCGGAGCCATGCCTCCGGGATTCCCCGGCACTTCCATCAATGGCCAACTTTATTGGGATGGCGGCTGCCTGTCCAACACTCCACTAGACGGAATATACGACGCGGCCGCCCACAAGAATACGCTTTGCTTCATGATCGACCTCTTTGGACCGAACGGTCAGGAGCCCCAAAATATGGATGAAGTGCTTCTGACGATAAAGGAACTCCAGTTCAGCAGCCGGACGCGGAACCAAAGCAGGCAGGTGGCCGACCGGCATTATCTGGCACACTTGCTGCACCACGTGGTGCAGCAGAAGCCCGCAGGCCGCCCCCGTCTGCGTCAAGTGACGAAACAATTGCACGAAGCGGTAGCGCCAACGCTGTTTGACATTCTGCATATCATCTACCGCAAGCCGCCCAGTGAAGTACCGACCTGCGACTGCGAGTTTTCCCAATCCTCCATCCTCGCTCGATCCGATCAAGGTTGCCGGGACATGGAGAGAGCTTTAAGGAAAATGTCACAGCTTCACCGCGAACATAAAAAATATCGCAAACTGCACGCGATTGGTTCTGTGGTTCGCACCTTTGCTGACGGACATTTGCTGGACTCCTACTTTCCCAACAGCACCAAACCTTCGGGCAGGACGCGACGGGTGGAGCAGCTCTCCTGA